TACCacagtaaacttctcaacatttacaaatatgAGCTCACAATTCAGTACtagacgtggtttttcggaaacgaccatcagaaaaaaattcattactaatttaataagtcttttttctaatatttacaaagtaattcctaaagataagaagacgcttttactggaacaagtactcattatttctaataatgagcgtaaagtactgaatgtcatcgaggaatatcatcaattttgcattatttcgactttccttgtgggagcgctcttaataaaatagtgtccgaccgaagattcggttacGGTCAGTTTCGGCCAAataatcatgtttcggccgtagtttcgctTTCGGTCAAAAAACGGCAGGgccgaaacttaaaaaatagtaCGATGAAACTATGtgtaaactatgtgacaaagaccaaaagttggggaacaaGTAGAACAGCAATATTATtatactgatttatgtatacaacaattaaatgttttattagaaaacacaattcccctaatgagggcgccactggacggtcgacgtAGTCTTAATATTGTGTACAAAAGCGAtttaatgacattttttcaacgattttatcAAGTCAAGAGCCATAGCCAAACCTTCGGCTTCggcaaaaaacatgtttcggtcggacactattaCGATCTTCcaatattatgaatattatgatccAATCCAAGTCAAATAGTTATAATACTGGTTATAGTATATACTGGTTCTTTCCTTCTTATCAAACTGTGTAGTATTAAATACTGGATGGATTtcattaatttagatatttctgtaacaataataatttgtgttagaaaacttaagaACTTTAACAtgcttataatttaattacaataaataacgATGGGACTAGTCAGCAATTACATAACTTTTAAAAGCAAAACATTCATAgcaaaagaaaaatacaaataaaataataaaaatgacaaaattaaattaaatataacataaagtaattatatattgttttttgtttgttaaaaAACATACGAAAAATATATAATCTACCTTATTTTATACAGTCTATTTATACTAAGGTTTAAATTAAGATGCTTACCTTTGTGCGGCTGTTCAAGGTCTGGTGAATTATTATTTGTACTTGGAAGGTCGCTCTGGTAAACTATTTTATTTGGAGTGTTTGCTTTTATGGACttgtaaactttttttgtaaatagtAGCAAAACTACAGTGCTCACATTTGTAAGGCTTCTGCCCTGTGTGCTTTCTTAAATGAACTTGCAAATTTCTTTTTGTGCTACCAGAATAATCACACTGGTCACACCGGTGAAGGCTCTTGTTAGTGTGTGTCCTTACATGTTCTTGCAAATCATATTTGCGAACACTGGCGTAACTACAGTGATCACATTTAAAAGGTTTTTCACTAGCGTGTTTTCTTATATGAACGAGCATATTATATTTACGGCTGCTAGCATAACTACAATGCTCGCATTTGTAAGGTTTTTCACCAGTGTGTTTTCTTATATGAATTATCAGACCCTCTTTGCGATAACTAGCAAAGCTGCACAGGTCACACTGGTaaggtttcacattagcatgtGTCATTACATGAACTTGCAAAAGAGCTTTTTGGCTGCTAGCGTAACTACATTGCTCACACATATAAGGCTTTTCACCGGTGTGTTTCCTTAAATGTACTAGCAAAGATCCTTTTCGTTCGCTAGCATAACTGCAATGCTCACATTTGTACGGCTTTAGACCAGTGTGTTTTCTTGCATGAATTCGCAAAAGATCTTTATGGCTACTAGCATAACTACAGTGTTCACATTTGTATGGCTTTTCGCCAGTGTGTTTCCTTATATGAACTAGCAAAGGACCTTTTTGTCTGCTTGCATAATTACAGAGGTCACATTTGTATGGGTTCTTGGCATAAGTATGTTTCCTTGCATGGATTGGTAAATGGTGTTTATATTTGCTAGCGTAGCTACAATGGCCGCATCTGTATGGCTTCTCATCAGAATGTTTTCTCAAATGGCTTATTAGCCATGACTTTATAGCTGCTGTATATTCACAGTGGGCACATTGGTAAGTTTTGGGTCTGCCGCTTGGCCTCTTCTGTGGAGTTTTTCCTGCAACaagattgttgtaatttattaaattttaatatataacaaagaaatacaaataatttattgaggaTAGAAACAAGTGAAGGCcaatattaattattcacttaatttAAACTATAAGCTTTATATTTACAGTTTCTATGGAACAGTAAATGTAGTGATTATCGCAACAGACCATTTTTCTATTTGGCTATACTTCGTTccgaataatttatttttgtgataTAATGTGATCTATCGTCGGATCGCCTGCCGCGCTATAGTTTAAGATGGTGGCAaaattggctcgcgagccaaaataCAGGTTTGCCGCGGTCGGACAAtgctcgcgcggccgccgcgcgatATCGAGACGCGGCTTTACAACAAGCATAGCTAAGTGGGTATAAGTCTAGTGTTGCATTTAACCTGTTGTACAATAATGGGTCCAAAAATTAAAGTTAAATCACTCAAATGGAGGTGGACAGGACATATGATCAGAGGCAAAGAGAAATGGAGCAAGAGAATTACATGGTGGTTCCTGAAAATGAAATGGGAAAGACGAAATTGTAAAATTCGCAGGGAGACAGTGGACTAGACTGGCGAGAGACAGGGAAAAATGGAAAGGGATGGAGACAGAATGCAGGAGATGGAGGCCTTTGCCAAACAGCAAATGTTGCCACGCCCTAGTAGGGTCCatgaatgtactaactaacataagaacaccttgtaatacaaTGGTTGCAATaatgaattatgattatgaccaaACCGCTGTTGTCTGAAATAGTAATATGTTAAATTATGTATATTGATAAGTTGTGTACATTCTTAAACTGTAAAATTTGTCTGAATAAAAggcttatattattattatataaaaatggGACCAAAAAGACAAAAAATCCTCATGAAAATACGTGTTTTCTTTGTAGGATTTGGATAGCTATAATATCTTTGcgccttttatttctatattaagTGTTGAAAGGAGTTCTGATGTGCTGCTTTAGTGTTGTGCATACAAAAAAAGTCGGTTGTTATAATATCAACACTTATAACTCTAGAACGGCTGGACCGATTTTCAtggtttttaatttgtattaatagcagaataactattaaaaacattggaaaaatttacgaaaaaaaaatgaaagaaaaaatattttccaataTAAAGCTTAAGCTGTGTTGAGCAAAGCCGTACCGAGCCAACCAAGATGAGATGAATTgagttaagataaaatacatttatttgcgattaaacgtatattacacctatgtttagtattttatctaaaagcactatatttttttgaaatgtactatatttttgatgccttattctggaaaatactatattccactaaaaaaatag
Above is a window of Cydia amplana chromosome 26, ilCydAmpl1.1, whole genome shotgun sequence DNA encoding:
- the LOC134659980 gene encoding zinc finger protein 782-like produces the protein MESSALQDAKSVCVKAEPCEDVCITEPTFVGVSVKVEPLLDDVCVKDEPWCDDSSIKADLSWSDVGVEDGSLSASPAAAGLYGDHVVNNERVLGPVLVERRVRHAPTGKTPQKRPSGRPKTYQCAHCEYTAAIKSWLISHLRKHSDEKPYRCGHCSYASKYKHHLPIHARKHTYAKNPYKCDLCNYASRQKGPLLVHIRKHTGEKPYKCEHCSYASSHKDLLRIHARKHTGLKPYKCEHCSYASERKGSLLVHLRKHTGEKPYMCEQCSYASSQKALLQVHVMTHANVKPYQCDLCSFASYRKEGLIIHIRKHTGEKPYKCEHCSYASSRKYNMLVHIRKHASEKPFKCDHCSYASVRKYDLQEHVRTHTNKSLHRCDQCDYSGSTKRNLQVHLRKHTGQKPYKCEHCSFATIYKKSLQVHKSKHSK